One Microbacterium keratanolyticum DNA window includes the following coding sequences:
- a CDS encoding NUDIX hydrolase family protein, with the protein MAVRTPDPDPSDSGDELPEFGSDGVSDASNPGWLSEFELAEARRRLPMLYVEAVPVRTDGSGQVTDIGILLRATPLGEMKRTIVSGRVRFGETVRDALFRHLENDLGPMAFPLLPASPAPFTVAEYFPLPGVSAFHDDRQHAVSLAFIVPVTGTCEPRQDALEVTWFSPEEAVSDALAAEMEGGRGALVRQAVAHLGLIR; encoded by the coding sequence ATGGCGGTACGCACACCAGATCCCGATCCGTCCGACTCCGGCGACGAGCTTCCCGAGTTCGGCAGCGACGGCGTCTCCGACGCCAGCAACCCGGGTTGGCTCAGCGAGTTCGAGCTCGCCGAGGCCCGTCGACGACTGCCCATGCTGTACGTCGAGGCCGTCCCGGTGCGCACGGACGGATCCGGGCAGGTGACCGATATCGGCATCCTGCTGCGGGCGACCCCGTTGGGTGAGATGAAGCGGACGATCGTGTCGGGGCGCGTGCGATTCGGTGAGACCGTGCGTGATGCGCTCTTCCGCCACCTCGAGAACGACCTCGGACCGATGGCCTTCCCGCTGCTTCCGGCATCGCCCGCCCCGTTCACGGTCGCCGAGTATTTCCCGCTTCCCGGAGTCAGCGCGTTCCACGACGACCGCCAGCACGCGGTGTCACTCGCGTTCATCGTGCCGGTCACCGGCACCTGCGAGCCACGGCAGGACGCGCTCGAGGTCACCTGGTTCTCGCCGGAGGAAGCGGTGTCGGATGCGCTCGCCGCAGAGATGGAGGGCGGCCGCGGTGCGCTCGTGCGTCAGGCGGTCGCGCACCTCGGCCTCATCCGCTGA
- a CDS encoding ATP-binding protein: MTEVTIGSVLGDAEAPVRLDARRFNRHTFWCGQSGSGKTYALGVVLEQLLLHTELPILILDPNADFVHLPEARETASAEDAQRLAETDIRVFRSSAGVGEPLHVRYLDLSTASKAALLQLDPIADADEYNVLLHSDERAETFSAAEMLARLRGSGDPGQVRLANRIDNLEVLRWDLWSRGESSVVDVIDERPRGTVLDLGGFTHPAESKVAALAVLEHLWARREERRPILIVIDEAHNLCSPHPRTDVERALTEQLVQIAAEGRKFGLWLLLSTQRPTKIHPNVLSQCDNLGLMRVNAPRDLLELSEVFGFAGEEEVRRSASFGLGQALFAGGFVAEPTFVQMGERVTEEGGGDVRVPLRGTPSA, from the coding sequence ATGACCGAGGTGACGATCGGCTCTGTGCTGGGGGATGCGGAAGCACCGGTGCGCCTGGACGCCCGCCGGTTCAACCGGCACACGTTCTGGTGCGGGCAGAGCGGCAGCGGAAAGACCTACGCGCTCGGCGTCGTTTTGGAGCAGTTGCTGCTGCACACGGAACTGCCGATCCTGATCCTCGATCCCAACGCCGACTTCGTGCACCTCCCCGAGGCGCGGGAGACCGCGAGTGCCGAGGATGCGCAGCGTCTGGCAGAGACCGACATCCGCGTCTTCCGCTCGTCTGCGGGTGTGGGCGAGCCCCTGCACGTGCGTTATCTGGATCTGTCCACGGCGTCCAAGGCGGCGCTGCTGCAGCTTGATCCGATCGCGGATGCAGACGAGTACAACGTCCTCCTGCATTCGGACGAGCGCGCAGAGACTTTCAGTGCCGCGGAGATGCTGGCGCGACTGCGCGGGTCCGGTGATCCGGGACAGGTTCGTCTGGCCAACCGCATCGATAATCTGGAGGTACTCCGCTGGGATCTCTGGTCGCGCGGCGAATCCTCCGTCGTGGATGTGATCGATGAGCGCCCGCGGGGAACAGTTCTCGACCTCGGCGGATTCACGCACCCCGCGGAATCCAAGGTCGCGGCTCTGGCTGTGCTCGAGCATCTGTGGGCGCGGCGAGAGGAGCGGCGACCGATCCTGATCGTGATCGATGAGGCGCACAATCTCTGCTCCCCTCATCCGCGCACCGATGTCGAACGCGCTCTGACGGAGCAGCTCGTGCAGATCGCCGCGGAGGGGCGCAAGTTCGGGTTGTGGCTGCTGCTGTCGACGCAGCGTCCGACGAAGATCCACCCGAACGTGCTGTCGCAGTGCGACAACCTCGGACTCATGCGCGTCAATGCCCCGCGCGACCTGCTGGAGCTCTCGGAGGTGTTCGGGTTCGCCGGGGAGGAGGAGGTGCGGCGCTCCGCGAGCTTCGGCCTCGGGCAGGCGCTCTTCGCGGGAGGGTTCGTCGCCGAACCGACCTTCGTGCAGATGGGGGAGCGCGTGACGGAGGAGGGCGGCGGCGACGTGCGTGTGCCGCTGCGGGGCACGCCGTCGGCCTGA
- a CDS encoding threonine aldolase family protein translates to MTPLHDSGLRGFASDNYSGIHPEVLAAIAAANDGHQGAYGGDVYTARLQEVFQQHFGEDAEAFPVFNGTGANVTGIQSMLPRWGAVIAASTAHINVDEGGAPERIGAFKILNVPTDDGKLTPELVDQEAWGWGDEHRAQPLVVSITQSTELGTLYTVDEIRALADHAHERGMKLHLDGARLSNAAAALDLPLRAVTTDAGVDVLSYGGTKNGAMLGEAIVVLNPEASDGLRYSRKFNMQLASKMRFVSAQLIALLEGDLWLRNASHANAMAARLRRELEEGIAAGTINGVGFTQATQSNGVFATLPDGVADALREKFRFYDWDAARNEVRWMCSFDTQESDIDALVAEVARLTA, encoded by the coding sequence GTGACCCCACTGCATGACAGCGGCCTACGAGGCTTCGCATCAGACAACTACTCCGGCATCCACCCCGAGGTGCTCGCGGCGATCGCGGCGGCCAATGACGGCCACCAGGGCGCTTACGGCGGCGACGTCTACACGGCCCGACTGCAGGAGGTCTTCCAGCAGCACTTCGGCGAGGACGCCGAGGCCTTCCCCGTCTTCAACGGCACCGGGGCCAATGTCACCGGCATTCAGTCGATGCTCCCCCGCTGGGGCGCGGTGATCGCCGCGTCCACCGCACACATCAACGTCGACGAGGGCGGCGCCCCCGAGCGCATCGGCGCCTTCAAGATTCTCAACGTTCCCACTGATGACGGCAAGCTCACGCCCGAGCTCGTCGATCAGGAGGCCTGGGGCTGGGGCGACGAGCACCGCGCTCAGCCGCTCGTCGTCTCGATCACGCAGTCCACCGAACTCGGCACTCTCTACACGGTCGATGAGATCCGCGCCCTGGCGGATCACGCGCACGAGCGGGGCATGAAGCTGCACCTCGACGGTGCGCGCCTCTCCAACGCCGCCGCCGCGCTCGACCTGCCGCTGCGCGCCGTCACCACCGACGCGGGCGTCGACGTTCTCAGCTACGGCGGCACGAAGAACGGCGCGATGCTCGGCGAGGCGATCGTGGTCCTCAATCCCGAGGCATCCGACGGTCTGCGCTACTCGCGCAAGTTCAACATGCAGCTCGCGTCGAAGATGCGCTTCGTCTCGGCCCAGCTCATCGCTCTGCTCGAGGGCGACCTCTGGCTGCGCAACGCGAGCCACGCGAATGCCATGGCCGCACGCCTGCGCCGCGAGCTCGAAGAGGGCATCGCCGCCGGCACGATCAACGGCGTCGGCTTCACGCAGGCCACGCAGTCCAACGGCGTCTTCGCCACACTCCCCGACGGCGTCGCGGATGCGCTGCGCGAGAAGTTCCGCTTCTACGACTGGGATGCCGCACGCAACGAGGTGCGCTGGATGTGCAGCTTCGACACGCAGGAGTCCGACATCGATGCGCTCGTCGCCGAAGTGGCGCGCCTCACGGCCTGA
- a CDS encoding LuxR C-terminal-related transcriptional regulator, protein MREQSMRVRGASPWILMSPPESAMTAPARPRLLAHLDAAVRDYPLTLLAAPSGYDKTTLLSAWAPRSTAHTAWLTLTAHDDMDEEHLLTGIWSALLQLDGIALSSSGSAPSADAWQRLIAVVDDLGAPVTLVIDDAHHAGATLTPRVLHTLIARTDGRVRIIAAGAPVLLTWFAGAVASRRATALSAGDLAVTVEEVMAEYAHWDADITEAEASALIASSSGWPIAARLHRLTAHAQDSHGATSGQLFPEPEHAALLTDYIADHVLGRLPPALAEFVLSATTCSLLTPALAHALTGEADSERFLEECIAHGLFLTRYRDAEGNALFRWNEEFATRCRDILARSNGVRRRALETLAARWLAPHSPAEAITHALRAGADDVAVDIIRTMWLRVITESGARQLNAQCLRLSPELRNHPELLVIRAACLNLLDDATGATLLHAQATATGGSDPNFVATEAFAALFLTDDPTVLASAADRARTVMTHASSDPSLNAYRVFLLGWVELRLRRDPPSAVRLLQSAVLEADAAARPILARRARGNLAFALSYGGRLEHARRLLDDVDDAADHAEDWFHYDGGIALFARGFVDYWQGRTGDARAAFRALLAQGGHDASYAALARVYTALSAAEDGNPDEWEAARAQLDGISAQRVHGLPWPTYRAIADARLLSASGDHERALAMLATITDMDDVPLVSVIAAEVLRNAGRSAEAIRVLARISPQARRVSLVASSGYLTSALIAHEQGDATQSRRLFERALDAAIPEGILQPFTKRDARYRALLADHAAAGTAHGAFIAARITAFDAAAPDGAAVGLPLSAREREIFGYLCTTMTAEEIAQALFVSVNTIRTHQRAIYRKLGVANRREAIRFRT, encoded by the coding sequence GTGAGGGAGCAGTCGATGCGGGTTCGGGGGGCCTCGCCGTGGATTCTGATGTCGCCGCCGGAGTCGGCGATGACCGCGCCCGCGCGGCCGCGTCTGCTCGCCCACCTCGACGCCGCAGTGCGGGACTACCCGCTGACGCTGCTCGCCGCCCCCTCCGGCTACGACAAGACGACGCTCCTCTCCGCCTGGGCGCCGCGGAGCACCGCACACACGGCATGGCTCACGCTCACCGCCCATGACGACATGGATGAGGAGCATCTCCTCACTGGCATCTGGAGCGCCCTGCTCCAGCTCGACGGAATCGCGCTCTCCTCGTCCGGCTCCGCGCCGTCCGCGGATGCCTGGCAACGGCTGATCGCCGTGGTCGACGATCTCGGCGCACCGGTGACGCTCGTGATCGACGATGCCCACCATGCGGGTGCCACACTCACACCCCGTGTTCTCCACACCCTCATCGCGCGCACCGACGGAAGAGTGCGCATCATCGCGGCCGGGGCCCCCGTGCTCCTCACCTGGTTCGCCGGCGCCGTGGCAAGTCGCCGCGCGACGGCGCTCTCCGCCGGTGACCTCGCGGTCACCGTCGAGGAGGTCATGGCGGAGTACGCCCACTGGGACGCCGACATCACCGAAGCCGAGGCGAGCGCGCTGATCGCGTCGAGCAGCGGATGGCCCATCGCTGCGCGCCTGCACCGGCTGACCGCACACGCACAAGACAGCCACGGAGCGACGAGCGGACAGCTGTTTCCCGAGCCCGAACACGCGGCTCTGCTGACCGACTACATCGCAGATCACGTCCTCGGACGCCTTCCGCCCGCACTCGCCGAGTTCGTCCTCTCCGCCACCACCTGCTCACTGCTTACACCCGCGCTGGCGCACGCGCTGACGGGCGAAGCAGACAGCGAGCGCTTCCTGGAGGAGTGCATCGCGCACGGACTCTTCCTCACGCGATACCGGGATGCCGAAGGGAACGCGCTCTTCCGCTGGAACGAAGAGTTCGCGACTCGCTGCCGTGACATCCTGGCGCGCTCGAACGGCGTGCGTCGTCGCGCCCTGGAGACGCTCGCAGCGCGCTGGCTCGCACCGCACTCCCCCGCGGAGGCGATCACGCATGCCCTCCGCGCCGGTGCGGATGACGTGGCCGTCGACATCATCCGCACGATGTGGCTGCGCGTGATCACCGAGTCCGGCGCGAGACAGCTCAACGCGCAATGCCTGCGGCTCTCGCCTGAGCTGCGCAACCACCCCGAACTCCTCGTGATCCGTGCCGCGTGCCTCAACCTGCTCGATGACGCGACCGGCGCGACGCTGCTGCACGCACAGGCGACGGCGACGGGAGGGTCAGACCCGAACTTCGTCGCGACAGAGGCCTTCGCCGCCCTGTTCCTCACCGATGATCCCACTGTCCTCGCGTCGGCCGCCGATCGCGCACGGACCGTGATGACGCACGCGTCATCCGATCCGTCTCTGAACGCGTATCGGGTGTTCCTGCTCGGATGGGTGGAGCTGCGCCTTCGGCGCGACCCGCCGTCGGCTGTACGACTGCTGCAGTCGGCCGTTCTCGAAGCCGATGCCGCCGCACGTCCGATCCTTGCCCGACGAGCCCGTGGCAACCTCGCCTTCGCCCTGAGCTACGGCGGGCGCCTCGAGCATGCTCGTCGCCTGCTCGACGATGTCGACGACGCCGCCGATCATGCGGAGGACTGGTTCCACTACGACGGTGGGATCGCCCTTTTCGCGAGAGGCTTCGTCGACTACTGGCAGGGGCGGACAGGAGACGCACGCGCTGCGTTCCGTGCCCTCCTCGCGCAGGGCGGTCACGATGCGTCCTACGCGGCGCTCGCCCGCGTCTACACGGCGCTCAGCGCGGCCGAGGACGGGAACCCCGACGAGTGGGAGGCCGCCCGGGCCCAGCTCGACGGCATCAGCGCGCAGCGCGTGCACGGACTTCCCTGGCCCACGTACCGGGCCATCGCCGACGCGCGGCTGCTCTCCGCGAGCGGAGATCACGAGCGCGCCCTTGCGATGCTGGCAACGATCACCGACATGGATGACGTCCCCCTCGTCAGCGTCATCGCCGCAGAAGTGCTCCGCAACGCCGGGCGCTCCGCCGAAGCCATCCGCGTCCTCGCCCGGATCTCACCGCAGGCACGCCGGGTCTCACTCGTGGCCTCCTCCGGGTACCTCACATCCGCGCTCATCGCTCATGAGCAGGGCGATGCGACGCAGAGTCGGAGACTGTTCGAGCGAGCACTCGACGCCGCCATCCCCGAGGGGATCCTGCAGCCTTTCACGAAACGCGACGCCCGGTACCGAGCCCTTCTCGCCGATCACGCAGCGGCAGGGACCGCCCACGGAGCATTCATCGCGGCGCGAATCACCGCCTTCGATGCCGCCGCGCCCGACGGCGCTGCTGTCGGCCTGCCGCTCTCGGCGCGCGAGCGCGAGATCTTCGGCTATCTGTGCACGACCATGACAGCCGAGGAGATCGCCCAGGCGCTGTTCGTCTCCGTGAACACGATTCGCACGCACCAACGCGCGATCTACCGAAAGCTCGGCGTCGCGAACCGCCGCGAGGCCATCCGCTTCCGCACCTGA
- a CDS encoding alpha/beta hydrolase, which translates to MTVPLVLDASATRWSGRGPDAPLLVLLHGYGADENDLFGLVRYLPSDIAVASVAAPLTPPWPMPGRSWYPIEGLNGRSSSDVTAAAQAVLDWLDAEAPDASRVALLGFSQGAAVSLQALRLAPERFGAVVALSGYATPGALDGDAALRERKPAVFWGRGSHDDVIPAALIAHTAQWLPDHSELSGRVYPGLTHSISEDELDDVHVFLTKWRDRPEDLPV; encoded by the coding sequence GTGACTGTTCCACTTGTGCTCGATGCGTCGGCGACCCGATGGTCGGGCCGCGGCCCGGATGCTCCGCTGCTCGTGCTCCTGCATGGATACGGGGCCGATGAGAACGACCTGTTCGGGCTCGTCCGATACCTCCCGTCCGACATCGCCGTGGCATCCGTCGCCGCTCCGCTGACCCCGCCGTGGCCCATGCCCGGGCGCTCCTGGTACCCGATCGAAGGCTTGAACGGTCGTTCGTCATCCGATGTCACGGCAGCTGCGCAGGCGGTTCTCGACTGGCTCGATGCCGAGGCTCCGGATGCGTCGCGCGTCGCCCTGCTGGGATTCTCACAGGGCGCCGCGGTGTCGTTGCAGGCGTTGCGACTGGCCCCCGAGCGCTTCGGCGCGGTCGTCGCGCTGAGCGGGTACGCGACGCCTGGCGCCCTCGACGGCGACGCCGCACTGCGGGAGCGGAAGCCCGCCGTCTTCTGGGGGCGCGGTTCACACGACGACGTCATCCCGGCGGCGCTCATCGCGCACACGGCGCAGTGGCTTCCCGACCACAGCGAGCTCTCGGGTCGGGTCTACCCCGGGCTCACTCACAGCATCTCCGAAGATGAACTCGACGACGTGCACGTGTTCCTCACGAAATGGCGGGATCGCCCGGAGGACTTACCGGTCTGA
- a CDS encoding SulP family inorganic anion transporter, producing the protein MRRPLAGLTRHNVLREALSGVTLLAISVPLNIGYAQIAGLPVTAGLYALVVPTLVYALLVSSRQLVASPDAAAAALVFSSLTGLGIAGADFPTMAAAQAIICGLALLFASWLKLGFLANFLSKPILVGFVAGLALEVLLSQIAKMLGISLESGGEFFENIASLITRLGETSALSAVMALAALALLLAGRRFAPKIPAALVVLIVATVVTVAFGLDERGVAVLGSVPAGPPRFDLPSLSLSQWMAIIPSALALALITMAEGVLVSRSYADLRGYRVNADRDLAAFGAANVAAGLSLSFAVGSSTSRTAAMDQLGSRTQLPSIVLALGSLLLLLFGTGLLEGIPSPVIGAVVAVAVIRLLGVAELRQIARQSRYEAAIGGACVLGVLILGPIGGLLLAFVLSLVNLVRRAAHPEVGALSIPADPDASLTDVTEDAQPDEAGTLVVRFAAPLFFGNGATLAGYLDDATRDSDGRIRTVVLDAEAITDVDVTGAAALRRAMDALEARGIGFSLSRLRPELRARFARFGLLDEGVGEFATTREAVRVLRERYGPPRDS; encoded by the coding sequence ATGCGGCGACCGCTCGCGGGGCTGACCCGCCACAATGTCCTGCGTGAGGCGCTCTCCGGCGTGACTCTGCTGGCGATCTCGGTGCCGCTGAACATCGGCTACGCCCAGATCGCGGGACTTCCTGTGACCGCAGGACTCTACGCACTCGTCGTGCCGACGCTCGTCTACGCGCTTCTCGTCTCGTCCCGGCAACTGGTGGCCTCACCGGACGCGGCCGCCGCGGCACTCGTCTTCTCGTCTCTCACGGGCCTCGGCATCGCCGGAGCGGACTTCCCGACGATGGCGGCCGCGCAGGCGATCATCTGCGGGCTCGCCCTGTTGTTCGCGTCCTGGCTGAAGCTCGGCTTCCTCGCCAACTTCCTGTCGAAGCCGATCCTCGTGGGGTTCGTCGCGGGGCTCGCGCTCGAAGTCCTGCTCAGTCAGATCGCGAAGATGCTCGGCATCAGCCTCGAGAGCGGTGGCGAGTTCTTCGAGAACATCGCGTCGCTCATCACTCGTCTGGGCGAGACATCCGCGCTTTCGGCGGTGATGGCACTCGCGGCCCTCGCCCTGCTGCTGGCGGGAAGACGGTTCGCGCCGAAGATTCCCGCAGCGCTCGTCGTGCTCATCGTCGCAACCGTCGTCACGGTCGCCTTCGGGCTGGACGAGCGCGGGGTGGCCGTGCTGGGCTCGGTGCCGGCGGGACCGCCCCGGTTCGACCTGCCCTCGCTCTCGCTCTCGCAGTGGATGGCAATCATCCCCTCTGCGCTGGCGCTCGCGCTGATCACGATGGCGGAGGGAGTGCTCGTGTCGCGCTCGTACGCCGATCTGCGCGGCTACCGGGTCAACGCTGATCGCGACCTTGCCGCATTCGGCGCAGCGAACGTCGCCGCCGGACTGTCCCTCTCGTTCGCCGTGGGCTCTTCGACCTCGCGGACCGCGGCGATGGATCAGCTCGGCTCGCGCACGCAGCTGCCCAGCATCGTCCTTGCGCTCGGATCTCTGCTCCTGCTGCTCTTCGGGACGGGCCTGCTCGAGGGGATTCCCTCCCCGGTGATCGGGGCGGTCGTGGCGGTCGCCGTGATCCGGCTCCTCGGCGTCGCGGAGCTGCGCCAGATCGCAAGGCAGTCCCGATATGAGGCAGCGATCGGCGGCGCGTGCGTGCTGGGCGTGCTGATCCTCGGCCCGATCGGCGGGCTGCTGCTGGCGTTCGTCCTCTCACTCGTCAACCTCGTGCGTCGTGCGGCGCATCCGGAGGTGGGGGCACTCTCGATCCCCGCGGATCCGGATGCTTCGCTCACGGACGTCACCGAGGACGCGCAGCCGGATGAGGCAGGAACTCTCGTCGTCCGTTTCGCGGCTCCGCTGTTCTTCGGGAACGGCGCCACCCTCGCCGGATACCTTGACGACGCCACCCGAGACAGCGATGGCCGTATCCGCACCGTCGTTCTCGATGCCGAGGCCATCACGGATGTCGACGTGACCGGGGCTGCGGCGCTGCGTCGGGCGATGGACGCGCTCGAGGCCAGGGGTATCGGGTTCAGCCTGTCGCGACTTCGGCCAGAGCTCCGCGCGCGGTTCGCTCGATTCGGGCTGCTGGATGAGGGCGTGGGGGAGTTCGCCACGACCCGTGAGGCCGTTCGGGTGCTGCGCGAGCGGTACGGGCCGCCCAGAGACAGCTGA